Proteins co-encoded in one Candidatus Thiodictyon syntrophicum genomic window:
- a CDS encoding ExbD/TolR family protein, with protein MSFGDSPFGQAPRPLAEINMIPLIDVMLVLLIVFMITAPLLTHRVGLELPQADSTPRPPVTDAIRLTIQADGALFWNAAPLTEAELAERMTAAATGVTVPELHLQADRRVPYGQVAAVIALAARSGLTHIGFVTEPRPLP; from the coding sequence ATGAGTTTCGGCGACAGCCCCTTCGGTCAGGCGCCGCGCCCCCTGGCCGAGATCAACATGATCCCGCTCATCGACGTGATGCTGGTGCTGCTGATCGTCTTCATGATCACGGCCCCGCTGCTCACCCATCGCGTGGGGCTGGAGTTGCCCCAGGCCGACAGCACCCCGCGACCCCCGGTCACGGACGCCATCCGCCTCACGATCCAGGCCGACGGCGCCCTGTTCTGGAACGCCGCCCCGCTGACCGAAGCCGAACTGGCCGAGCGCATGACCGCGGCGGCCACCGGCGTTACCGTCCCCGAGTTGCACCTCCAGGCCGACCGCCGGGTGCCCTATGGGCAGGTCGCCGCCGTCATCGCACTCGCCGCGCGCTCCGGGCTGACCCATATCGGGTTCGTCACCGAGCCCCGGCCGCTGCCTTAG
- a CDS encoding MotA/TolQ/ExbB proton channel family protein — protein MNDPLPTLGLAHFLTQANPLALAVLGLLLILSVASWYQILAKTWQGLRRYRRSQAFLARLRDLPEGAPTAAALAAAAPTEPFARLALTGLRARARALPAPGQSVPEAPIVRALALGIAHEGTRLESGLTLLASVAATAPFIGLFGTVGGIYQALLGLGQPGHGSLEQVAGPVGEALIMTGLGLAVAIPAVLAYNAFNRANRVLIDRLEGFAQDLLSVLVTDRRDGEAPATLADSGEARP, from the coding sequence GTGAACGACCCTCTACCCACCTTGGGCCTGGCCCATTTCCTTACCCAGGCCAATCCCCTGGCCCTGGCGGTGCTTGGCCTGCTGCTGATCCTGTCGGTCGCCTCCTGGTACCAGATCCTCGCCAAGACCTGGCAAGGCTTACGGCGTTATCGCCGCTCCCAGGCCTTCCTGGCCCGACTCCGGGACCTGCCGGAAGGCGCCCCCACGGCCGCGGCACTGGCGGCCGCGGCCCCGACCGAACCCTTCGCCCGCCTGGCCCTGACCGGACTGCGCGCCCGGGCGCGGGCGCTGCCCGCGCCTGGGCAGAGCGTCCCCGAGGCACCCATCGTCCGCGCCCTGGCCCTGGGCATCGCCCACGAGGGCACCCGGCTGGAGTCTGGTCTGACGCTGCTCGCCTCGGTGGCCGCGACCGCCCCCTTCATCGGCCTGTTCGGCACCGTGGGGGGCATCTACCAGGCCCTGCTCGGTCTCGGCCAACCGGGGCACGGCAGCCTGGAGCAGGTGGCCGGCCCGGTCGGCGAGGCCCTGATCATGACCGGGCTCGGGCTCGCGGTCGCGATCCCGGCGGTACTCGCCTACAACGCCTTCAACCGCGCCAACCGGGTCTTGATCGACCGACTGGAGGGCTTCGCCCAAGACCTCTTGAGCGTCCTCGTGACCGACCGCCGTGACGGCGAGGCACCCGCGACCCTCGCCGACAGCGGGGAGGCACGCCCATGA
- a CDS encoding energy transducer TonB — translation MAEPADQVPDGSAPPHAGWSTRSRADTRPGSSPVLLALVIVAHGAAGLALVGQLETPPAPLPVALVEVQWLPAETAAAAPAPAALPAPTPAVAPPEPAPVAPPPAAPDPVPVEAPRAAPRPAPLLVSRPKTQRPVRPAPPKAVKPPAPRPQPPVQRPPHEPPPPGPRTADPGPRAPTATTGAGPRAAPPARPPAAKPAAGPASPPGFNAAYLHNPAPAYPEEARRRGEEGRVLLRVQVSPAGLPERVQVQSGSGSRTLDRVALAAVQRWRFVPARRGGVAVAGTVLVPLSFSLRR, via the coding sequence ATGGCTGAACCCGCGGACCAGGTGCCTGACGGGTCCGCGCCCCCCCACGCCGGGTGGTCGACCCGGTCGCGGGCCGACACGCGGCCGGGGTCAAGCCCGGTGCTGCTCGCCTTGGTCATCGTCGCCCATGGCGCGGCGGGGCTGGCCTTGGTGGGGCAACTGGAGACGCCGCCCGCGCCGCTCCCGGTCGCCTTGGTCGAGGTCCAATGGCTCCCGGCCGAAACGGCGGCCGCCGCACCGGCACCGGCCGCGCTGCCCGCCCCAACCCCGGCGGTCGCCCCGCCGGAGCCGGCACCGGTGGCGCCACCGCCGGCCGCACCGGACCCGGTGCCGGTGGAGGCGCCGCGGGCCGCGCCGCGGCCGGCACCGCTCCTCGTGAGCAGGCCCAAGACCCAGCGGCCGGTCAGACCGGCCCCACCCAAGGCCGTCAAGCCCCCGGCGCCCAGACCCCAGCCGCCGGTCCAGCGGCCGCCGCACGAACCACCGCCACCCGGGCCACGCACCGCGGACCCTGGCCCCCGCGCGCCGACCGCGACCACCGGGGCGGGCCCCAGGGCCGCCCCGCCCGCCCGCCCCCCCGCCGCTAAACCAGCGGCCGGCCCGGCGAGCCCACCCGGTTTCAACGCCGCCTATCTGCACAACCCGGCGCCCGCCTACCCGGAGGAGGCACGGCGCCGCGGCGAGGAGGGCCGCGTGCTGCTGCGCGTGCAGGTGAGCCCCGCGGGCCTGCCCGAGCGGGTCCAGGTCCAGTCCGGCAGCGGCTCGCGCACGCTGGACCGCGTGGCCCTGGCGGCCGTGCAACGCTGGCGCTTCGTCCCGGCCCGGCGCGGCGGGGTGGCGGTCGCCGGCACCGTGCTGGTGCCCCTGTCCTTTTCATTGCGGAGATGA
- a CDS encoding ABC transporter ATP-binding protein, with protein MKGAAVLEARDLHFGYPGAGAAVLAGVSLALRPGEVVALLGANGSGKSTLLRLLLGLLRPGRGTLCLEGRPWAAWRRRERARRVAYVPQIHQVPFPYLVRDLVALGRIPQRGLLRTLGADDRDAVARALERLHITHLAERPYHELSGGERQLCLIARALVQEAQVIVMDEPVTGLDYGHQWRLLALIRELAAAGRAVIMSTHYPDHALNAANRVLLLHAGRLAADGPPEAVVTPANLLLLTGLAVSAHRIPGGPLALVPELVTTWRAAHG; from the coding sequence ATGAAGGGCGCGGCGGTGCTGGAGGCGCGGGACCTGCACTTCGGCTATCCCGGGGCGGGCGCGGCGGTACTGGCCGGGGTCAGCCTCGCCCTCCGCCCAGGGGAGGTCGTCGCGCTGCTCGGGGCCAACGGCAGCGGCAAGAGCACCTTGTTGCGCCTGCTGCTGGGGCTGCTGCGCCCCGGCCGCGGCACCCTGTGCCTGGAGGGTCGCCCCTGGGCGGCCTGGCGCCGCCGGGAGCGGGCGCGCCGGGTTGCCTATGTCCCCCAGATCCATCAGGTGCCCTTTCCCTATCTGGTCCGCGACCTGGTGGCGCTGGGCCGCATCCCGCAGCGCGGACTCCTGCGCACCCTGGGGGCGGACGACCGGGACGCGGTGGCGCGCGCCCTGGAGCGGCTGCACATCACCCACCTGGCCGAGCGCCCCTATCACGAGCTGTCCGGCGGCGAGCGCCAGTTGTGCCTGATCGCCCGCGCCCTGGTGCAGGAGGCCCAGGTCATCGTCATGGACGAGCCGGTCACCGGGCTCGATTACGGCCACCAGTGGCGCCTGCTGGCACTGATCCGGGAACTCGCCGCCGCGGGCCGGGCGGTGATCATGTCCACCCACTACCCCGATCACGCGCTCAACGCCGCGAATCGGGTGCTGCTGCTGCACGCCGGGCGGCTGGCGGCGGACGGCCCACCCGAGGCGGTGGTGACCCCCGCCAATCTGCTCCTGCTCACCGGACTCGCGGTCAGCGCGCACCGCATCCCCGGCGGCCCCCTGGCCCTGGTCCCGGAGCTGGTAACGACCTGGCGTGCTGCGCATGGCTGA
- a CDS encoding FecCD family ABC transporter permease has protein sequence MAVLAQPGRAGLHRPTAGRHPLAWLLALALLLPAALFLALTYGRFPLAASEIAGALLGFADPGADPGRTALLHSLVWEIRLPRVLGAALIGAALAASGTAYQAVFVNPLVSPGVLGVLAGASCGAALGLLAAQGWWLVQVLAIGGGLAAVLVAVGIGRLFGPASLVMLVLGGIFSGALFAALLSLIKYLADPYEQLPAIVYWLMGSLGQVDAATLARLAPPMLAGILGLTLLGRALDALAMGDDAAHSLGVPVRAVRATVIGCATVASALTVAIAGMIGWVGLLVPHLARLLVGPLNRYLVPTSALLGAVFLLAADALARGLADTELPIGVVTELIGLPVFLLVLRNVRRGWAP, from the coding sequence GTGGCGGTCCTCGCCCAGCCGGGCCGCGCGGGTCTGCACCGTCCCACCGCGGGGCGGCACCCGCTCGCCTGGCTGCTGGCGCTGGCCCTGCTGCTGCCGGCCGCGCTGTTCCTGGCCCTGACCTACGGGCGCTTTCCGCTGGCCGCAAGCGAGATCGCCGGGGCCCTGTTGGGGTTCGCCGACCCGGGCGCGGACCCCGGGCGCACCGCCCTCCTGCACAGCCTGGTGTGGGAGATCCGGCTGCCGCGGGTGCTGGGCGCGGCCTTGATCGGGGCCGCCCTGGCCGCGTCCGGGACCGCCTACCAGGCGGTGTTCGTCAATCCGCTGGTCTCCCCGGGGGTCCTGGGCGTGCTGGCCGGGGCCAGTTGCGGCGCCGCCCTGGGGCTGCTGGCGGCCCAGGGGTGGTGGCTGGTGCAGGTGCTGGCGATCGGCGGGGGGCTCGCGGCGGTGCTGGTCGCGGTGGGGATCGGGCGCCTCTTCGGCCCCGCGTCGCTGGTCATGCTGGTGCTCGGCGGGATCTTCTCGGGCGCCCTGTTCGCGGCCCTGCTGTCACTGATCAAATACCTGGCCGATCCCTACGAGCAGTTGCCGGCCATCGTCTACTGGCTGATGGGCAGCCTGGGCCAGGTCGATGCGGCGACCCTGGCCCGGCTGGCCCCGCCCATGCTGGCGGGCATCCTCGGCCTGACCCTGCTGGGGCGCGCCCTGGACGCCCTGGCGATGGGCGACGATGCGGCCCACTCCCTGGGCGTGCCGGTGCGCGCGGTGCGCGCAACCGTCATCGGCTGTGCGACCGTCGCCTCCGCGCTCACCGTCGCCATCGCCGGCATGATCGGCTGGGTGGGGCTCCTGGTACCGCACCTGGCGCGCCTCCTGGTGGGGCCGCTCAACCGTTATCTGGTGCCGACCAGCGCCCTGCTGGGGGCGGTCTTCCTGCTGGCGGCCGACGCCCTGGCGCGCGGCCTGGCGGACACCGAACTGCCCATCGGGGTGGTGACCGAGCTGATCGGCCTGCCGGTCTTCCTGCTGGTGCTGCGCAACGTGCGGCGGGGCTGGGCGCCATGA
- a CDS encoding ABC transporter substrate-binding protein: MPPITDPASDSIRPRARLVRRLGAAGLLCLLPLWGLHPGPVQAREVVDMAGRAVKVPDQITRPFGAAPPLTALLYALAPDLIIGLNIPFAPGSAAYLRPGLSELPVLGSAMGHGRQINPEALLALHPDLALAWQNDFSDLDPAGIEGPFRKIAVPVFYLKLDTLDDWPAAFELAGRLLGREARAAELAGYIRAAQARVAAAVSAIPAAQRVRVYYAEGPDGLRTDCDSSFHTEVIALAGAQNVYHCTAKTMVGQEPVGLEQVLLWAPQALLVQDLRFAATVGQDPRWAAVPALAAGLVLPIPGQPLNWVDRPPSFMRALGIQWLAHALYPERFPLDLAAETRRFYQLFFGVELTAGQVAALIGVVPAKAAP; this comes from the coding sequence ATGCCTCCGATAACAGACCCGGCCTCCGATAGCATCCGCCCCCGGGCTCGCCTCGTCCGCCGCCTGGGCGCCGCGGGGCTCCTGTGCCTGCTCCCGCTGTGGGGGCTGCACCCGGGTCCGGTCCAGGCTCGCGAGGTGGTGGACATGGCTGGCCGCGCCGTCAAGGTCCCGGACCAGATCACCCGCCCCTTCGGTGCCGCCCCGCCGCTGACCGCCCTGCTCTACGCCCTGGCCCCCGATCTGATCATCGGCCTGAACATCCCCTTCGCGCCGGGGTCGGCCGCCTATCTGCGGCCGGGTCTGAGCGAACTGCCGGTGCTGGGCAGCGCCATGGGCCACGGTCGCCAGATCAATCCGGAGGCCCTGCTGGCGCTGCACCCGGACCTGGCGCTGGCGTGGCAGAACGACTTCTCGGACCTGGACCCGGCCGGCATCGAGGGACCCTTCCGCAAGATCGCCGTCCCGGTCTTCTATCTGAAGCTCGACACCCTGGACGACTGGCCCGCCGCATTCGAGTTGGCCGGCCGGCTCCTGGGACGGGAGGCGCGCGCCGCCGAACTGGCGGGCTACATCCGCGCGGCGCAGGCGCGGGTGGCCGCGGCGGTCTCCGCCATCCCGGCGGCGCAGCGCGTGCGGGTCTACTACGCCGAGGGGCCGGACGGCCTGCGCACGGACTGCGACAGTTCATTCCACACCGAGGTCATCGCGCTGGCCGGGGCCCAGAACGTCTATCACTGCACCGCCAAGACCATGGTCGGGCAGGAACCGGTCGGGCTCGAACAGGTCCTGCTCTGGGCCCCCCAGGCGCTGCTGGTCCAAGACCTCCGGTTCGCGGCAACCGTCGGTCAGGACCCCCGCTGGGCCGCGGTACCGGCACTCGCCGCCGGCCTGGTGCTGCCCATCCCCGGCCAGCCACTCAACTGGGTGGACCGGCCGCCCTCCTTCATGCGGGCGCTCGGCATCCAGTGGCTCGCCCACGCACTCTACCCCGAGCGCTTCCCACTGGACCTGGCGGCCGAGACCCGGCGCTTTTATCAGCTTTTCTTTGGCGTCGAGCTGACCGCCGGGCAGGTCGCGGCCCTGATCGGCGTCGTACCCGCCAAGGCCGCCCCGTGA
- a CDS encoding TOBE domain-containing protein — protein sequence MSSNPKTSTKPQLQPLHVAGEFWLDCNDVAFLGEQRIALLEQIDARGSITQAAKALKISYKAAWDAVDALNNLAPAPLVATAAGGRGGGGARLTDEGRRLIAAYRTIAAEYRRFLDGINAAMGDPGAALDLLRRLAMRTSARNQFIGRIVAVTARTVDAEVLIEIQGGQRICAGVTNESVESLNLRPGRTVWALVKAVAVGIAREPDPAASPGTNCLCGLVQRITRGDGPAEVVIAQPTGVTVRGVIAAEALERLGLAQEAPACAVFAAASVIIGVDH from the coding sequence ATGTCCAGCAACCCCAAGACCTCGACCAAGCCCCAACTCCAGCCCCTGCATGTCGCCGGTGAGTTCTGGCTGGACTGCAACGATGTGGCCTTCCTGGGCGAGCAGCGCATCGCACTCCTGGAGCAGATCGACGCGCGCGGCTCCATCACCCAGGCGGCCAAGGCGCTCAAGATCAGTTACAAGGCGGCCTGGGACGCGGTGGATGCGCTCAACAACCTGGCCCCGGCGCCGCTGGTGGCGACCGCCGCCGGCGGGCGCGGCGGCGGCGGCGCCCGCCTCACCGACGAGGGCCGGCGCCTGATCGCCGCCTACCGCACCATCGCCGCCGAGTACCGGCGTTTCCTGGACGGGATCAACGCCGCCATGGGCGACCCCGGCGCGGCGCTGGACCTGCTGCGGCGCCTCGCCATGCGCACCAGCGCGCGCAACCAGTTCATCGGGCGCATCGTCGCGGTCACCGCCCGCACCGTGGACGCCGAGGTGCTGATCGAGATCCAGGGCGGGCAGCGGATCTGCGCCGGGGTGACCAACGAGAGCGTCGAGTCCTTGAACCTGCGCCCGGGGCGGACCGTCTGGGCCCTGGTCAAGGCCGTCGCAGTCGGCATCGCCCGGGAACCGGACCCGGCGGCCAGCCCCGGCACCAATTGCCTCTGCGGCCTGGTCCAGCGTATCACCCGCGGGGACGGGCCCGCGGAGGTCGTCATCGCGCAGCCCACGGGCGTGACGGTCCGGGGGGTCATCGCCGCCGAAGCGCTGGAACGCCTGGGGCTCGCGCAAGAGGCCCCGGCCTGCGCCGTTTTTGCCGCCGCCAGCGTCATCATCGGCGTCGATCATTGA
- a CDS encoding PHP domain-containing protein, with amino-acid sequence MNKIPDLHTHSTASDGTLAPAVLVRRAAAAGVGLLALTDHDTTAGLVEAAQAAAELGLGFVPGVEISVTWAGRTIHVVGLGVDHTHPGLTLGLAGLLAFRGWRAEEMGRRLAKTGIEGAYAGARALSNGLLIGRTHFARLLVQRRVAVTERDVFKHFLVTGKPGYVPGDWASLEQAVGWIRDSGGQAVIAHPARYKLTRTKLLHLIGRFRELGGVGLEVVCGSHARDEAFTYARHAREQRLLASAGSDFHGPQLTLSTQPWIDLGRLAALPDGCTPIWHDWPAAARLLPAAAGDPVRAAVA; translated from the coding sequence ATGAACAAGATCCCCGATCTGCACACGCATTCCACGGCCTCGGACGGTACCCTGGCCCCGGCGGTCCTGGTGCGCCGGGCGGCGGCGGCGGGTGTCGGGCTGCTGGCCCTGACCGACCACGACACGACCGCGGGGCTGGTTGAGGCGGCGCAGGCCGCCGCCGAGCTGGGGCTGGGGTTCGTCCCCGGGGTCGAGATCTCGGTCACCTGGGCCGGGCGCACCATCCATGTGGTCGGGCTCGGCGTGGACCACACCCATCCGGGGTTGACCCTGGGGCTCGCGGGGCTCCTGGCGTTTCGCGGCTGGCGGGCCGAGGAGATGGGGCGGCGCCTGGCCAAGACGGGGATCGAGGGGGCCTATGCCGGAGCGCGCGCCCTGTCCAATGGTCTGCTGATCGGGCGCACCCATTTCGCGCGCTTGCTGGTGCAGCGGCGGGTCGCGGTCACCGAGCGCGATGTCTTCAAACACTTTCTGGTAACCGGTAAGCCCGGGTATGTCCCCGGCGACTGGGCGAGCCTGGAGCAGGCGGTGGGCTGGATCCGTGACAGCGGCGGTCAGGCGGTGATCGCCCACCCGGCGCGCTACAAGCTCACGCGGACCAAGTTGCTGCACCTCATCGGCCGCTTTCGGGAACTGGGGGGCGTCGGTCTGGAGGTGGTGTGCGGCAGCCACGCCCGGGACGAGGCCTTTACCTATGCCCGTCACGCGCGTGAGCAGCGGCTCCTGGCGTCCGCCGGTTCCGACTTCCACGGCCCCCAATTGACCCTGTCCACCCAACCCTGGATCGACCTGGGCCGGCTGGCGGCCCTGCCGGACGGCTGTACGCCCATCTGGCATGACTGGCCCGCCGCCGCCCGGTTGTTGCCCGCGGCGGCCGGTGACCCGGTGCGGGCGGCGGTTGCTTGA
- a CDS encoding L-threonylcarbamoyladenylate synthase, translating into MAQFFQIHPVNPQPRLVRRCVEILLAGGIIVYPTDSSYALGCQLGEKDAMERIRRIRALDDKHNFTLVCRDLSEITTYAKIDNQAFRLLKSLTPGPYTFIHEATKQVPRRMLHPKRKAIGIRVPDNEICRALLSELNQPILSTTLILPGDEHPLTDPEEMREVLDKQVDLIIDGGFCGLDATTVVDMIAEPPTVIRVGKGDAGQFAAPA; encoded by the coding sequence ATGGCGCAATTTTTTCAGATCCATCCAGTCAACCCTCAACCGCGCCTGGTGCGCCGTTGCGTCGAGATCCTGCTCGCGGGGGGCATCATCGTCTATCCGACGGACTCCTCTTACGCCTTGGGGTGCCAACTCGGGGAGAAGGACGCCATGGAGCGCATCCGGCGCATCCGCGCCTTGGACGACAAGCACAATTTCACCCTGGTGTGTCGGGACCTGTCGGAGATCACCACCTACGCCAAGATCGACAACCAGGCCTTCAGGCTGTTGAAATCGCTGACGCCGGGGCCCTATACCTTCATCCACGAGGCCACCAAACAGGTCCCGCGGCGGATGCTCCACCCCAAGCGTAAGGCGATCGGTATCCGTGTCCCGGACAACGAGATCTGTCGCGCCCTATTGAGTGAACTCAACCAGCCGATCCTGAGCACCACTCTGATCCTGCCCGGCGACGAGCACCCGCTGACGGACCCCGAGGAGATGCGTGAGGTGCTGGACAAGCAGGTGGATCTGATCATCGACGGCGGCTTCTGCGGGCTCGACGCCACCACCGTGGTGGACATGATCGCGGAGCCGCCGACGGTGATCCGGGTCGGCAAGGGCGACGCCGGGCAGTTCGCCGCGCCCGCGTGA
- a CDS encoding site-2 protease family protein: MNALNQIQLLAVLALPVVLAITVHEAAHGWVANRLGDRTALMLGRVTFNPLRHIDPIGTVLVPLVTFLLAGLLFGWAKPVPVNVQNLRHPRRDMALVALAGPGVNLLMAIAWGLTIQGGMWLLDVNQWVALPLVYMGAAGVLINVFLMVLNLVPLLPLDGGRVLNAMLPRRWSYYFSRLEPYGLLILVLLLATGRLGLVLLPPVIGTVSLLPGADIVRELFHY; this comes from the coding sequence ATGAACGCACTGAACCAGATCCAACTGCTCGCGGTCCTCGCCCTCCCGGTGGTGCTCGCGATTACCGTCCACGAGGCGGCCCACGGCTGGGTGGCCAACCGCCTGGGGGACCGCACCGCCCTGATGCTGGGGCGGGTCACCTTCAACCCCTTGCGGCACATCGATCCGATCGGCACCGTTCTGGTCCCGTTGGTTACCTTTCTGCTGGCGGGGTTGCTGTTCGGCTGGGCCAAGCCGGTGCCGGTGAATGTGCAGAACCTCCGCCACCCGCGCCGCGACATGGCCCTGGTGGCCTTGGCGGGGCCGGGGGTCAATCTGCTCATGGCGATTGCCTGGGGCCTCACGATCCAGGGCGGCATGTGGCTGTTGGATGTTAATCAATGGGTTGCGCTGCCGCTCGTCTACATGGGCGCGGCGGGCGTGCTGATCAATGTCTTTCTGATGGTACTCAATCTGGTGCCGCTGCTGCCGCTCGACGGCGGCCGGGTGCTCAATGCCATGCTGCCGCGGCGCTGGTCCTACTATTTCTCCCGGCTCGAGCCCTACGGGCTCCTGATCCTGGTGTTGTTGCTGGCGACTGGGCGCCTGGGCCTCGTGCTCCTGCCGCCCGTGATCGGCACCGTCAGCCTCTTGCCGGGCGCCGACATCGTGAGAGAGTTATTCCATTACTGA
- a CDS encoding tryptophan--tRNA ligase, with protein MRPTGRLHLGHYHGVLKNWLELQHEFECYFFVADWHALTTHYEDPTLIPDSIREMLIDWLAAGINPGSATLFIQSRVPEHAELHLLLSMITPVGWLERVPTYKDQQDRLKEKDLATYGFLGYPLLQSADILIYKAGRVPVGEDQVAHVELTREIARRFNHIYGREPGFEAKAEEAKRKMGKKNARQFDELRRAYQERGDAQALAVARAMLGGQNNLTVADRERLFGFLEGGGRVILPEPIPLLTKASKMPGLDGQKMSKSYGNTIALRDEPADVEKAIRTMPTDPARVRRTDPGDPDKCPVWQFHLIYSTDAVRDWVQGGCRSAGIGCLDCKGPVIESVLTELAPMRERVREFSTQPDLLRNLINDGCERARAVARETMEEVRFAMSLVL; from the coding sequence ATGCGCCCCACCGGCCGGCTCCACCTGGGCCATTATCACGGGGTACTCAAGAACTGGCTGGAACTCCAGCACGAGTTCGAGTGCTACTTCTTCGTCGCCGACTGGCACGCCCTCACCACCCACTATGAGGACCCGACCCTGATCCCCGACAGCATCCGCGAGATGCTGATCGACTGGCTGGCGGCCGGGATCAACCCGGGCTCCGCGACCCTCTTCATCCAGTCCCGGGTGCCGGAGCACGCGGAACTGCACCTGCTGTTGTCCATGATCACCCCGGTCGGTTGGCTTGAGCGGGTGCCGACCTATAAGGATCAGCAGGACCGGCTCAAGGAGAAGGATCTGGCCACCTACGGTTTTCTGGGCTACCCGCTGCTGCAATCGGCGGACATCCTGATCTACAAGGCAGGGCGGGTGCCGGTGGGGGAGGATCAGGTGGCCCATGTGGAGCTGACCCGGGAGATCGCCCGGCGCTTCAACCATATCTATGGCCGGGAGCCGGGCTTCGAGGCCAAGGCGGAAGAGGCCAAGCGCAAGATGGGCAAGAAGAACGCCCGGCAGTTCGACGAACTGCGCCGCGCCTATCAGGAGCGCGGCGACGCGCAGGCCCTGGCGGTGGCGCGCGCCATGCTGGGGGGTCAGAACAACCTCACGGTCGCCGATCGGGAACGCCTGTTCGGGTTCCTGGAGGGCGGCGGCCGGGTCATCCTGCCCGAACCCATACCGCTCCTGACCAAGGCGTCCAAGATGCCGGGGCTCGACGGGCAGAAGATGTCCAAGTCCTATGGCAACACCATTGCGTTGCGTGACGAGCCCGCGGACGTGGAGAAGGCTATCCGCACCATGCCCACGGACCCGGCGCGGGTGCGCCGCACCGATCCCGGCGACCCGGACAAGTGCCCGGTGTGGCAGTTCCATCTGATCTATTCCACCGACGCGGTGCGCGATTGGGTCCAGGGGGGCTGTCGCTCGGCGGGCATCGGCTGTCTGGATTGCAAGGGGCCGGTGATCGAGTCCGTCCTGACCGAACTGGCCCCCATGCGCGAGCGCGTGCGTGAGTTCTCCACGCAGCCGGACCTGCTGCGCAACCTCATCAACGACGGCTGCGAACGGGCGCGGGCCGTGGCCCGGGAGACCATGGAAGAGGTCCGGTTCGCCATGTCGCTGGTCCTGTAG